One Ancylobacter novellus DSM 506 genomic window, GCGCCCCGACCGAGATGCTCAAGGACGCCGAGCTGGCGATGTACTTTGCCAAGCGCGTCGGCGGCGACCGCATCGAGGTGTTCCGCCCCTCCATGCGCACCCACAAGCTCGACCGCCTCACCATGGAGGCGGACCTGCGCCAGGCGCTGGAGCGCAACGAGATCAGCGTCGTCTACCAGCCGGTGGTCGACCTCTCGACCCGCGCGGTGGCCGGCTTCGAGGCGATGGTGCGCTGGCAGCACCCGAGCCTCGGCACACTCGGCCCGGACGACTTCCTCGGCCTTGCCGAGGACACCGGCCTCATCGTCGATCTCGGCCTGTTCGTGCTCGACACCGCCGCCCGCCAGCTCGGCGTCTGGCAGCGCAGCCTGCGCGGCGAGCCGATCTTCGTCTGCGTCAACATCTCCTCGCGGCACATGCTGCGCCACGACCTGCTTCAGGACCTCAAGGCGGTTCTGGCGCGCAACGTGGTGGCGCCGGGCACGCTCAAGCTGGAGCTGGCCGAATCGCTCGCCATGGAGAACCCGGAATACGCCTCGCAGATACTCCTGCGCATGCGCGAGTTGGGCGCTGGGCTGACGCTGGACGATTTCGGCACCGGCTATTCCTCGCTCGCCTATCTCCAGCGCTTCCCCTTCGACAGCATCAAGGTCGACCGCACCTTCATGAAGGCGCTGGGGCGCAGCGGCAACAAGGCGCAGCGGCCGATCATCCTGCGCACCATCATCAACATGGCGCACGACCTCGGCATGGACATCGTGGCCGAGGGCATCGAGACCGAGCAGGTCGCGGCGGCGCTGGCCAAGCTCGGCTGCCGCTACGGCCAGGGCCGGCTGTACGGCGAACCGATGACGGCCGAGGATGCGCGCAAGCGCCTCCAGCCAGAGACGGCGCCGACCTCGCTTCTGGAGCGCGGCCGCCAGCTCGCCCGCGGCGCCCGCTCGGGCGGCGAGGCCAAGCCCGATGCCCCGCCGGTGGAAGCGAATGGCACCGCCGAGACGGCCACCAACGGTGCCGCGAAGGCCGCGAACGGCAATGGCGAGGCCCGCCCGGCCTCCGCGCCGGCCGCAAAGGGGGCCCCCGCGCCCCAGCTCGCCCAGCAGGCCGCGCAGCAGGCGGCCCAGGCCAAGCCGGCCCCTCAGGCGAAGCGCCCGCCCGCAGCTGCGGCGGATGCCGAACCGTCGAAGGCGGCGACGTCGAGCTGACACGCGCCTTCTGTCCACCTGAAGTCGTCATCCCGGCCGAGTGGAGCGAGAGCCGGGATCGCGTGCATTCCCGAAGTATGACCGGGAACTCTCCTTTCCCTCATCCCCGGGCTTGACCCGGGGACCTAGGGGGACCGGGTGCGCCTAGTCACTGGGTGGCCGGGTCAAGCCCGGGCCATGAGGGCGAGAGGATGGCTATCGCCGAGGCGGGAAGACGTGGACGGCCAGGACAAGCCCGGCCATGACGATGCTTGGAGTGAAAGCCGCCAGTCGCTCAGAACGCGCCTTCAGGCGTGCCCGGCATCCGTCGAGAGCATGCCGGGATCGATGCCGATCTTGCGCAGGGCGAGGTCGTATTTCGCTCCCGCCTCAGCGTCGAACACCAGCGTCCGGTCGGCCGGGCAATGCAGCCAGCCATTCTGCTGGATCTCGTTCTCCAGCTGCCCCGGCGCCCAGCCGGCATAGCCCAGCGCCAGCACGGCGCTCGCCGGTCCGCCGCCGGCGGCGATCGCCTTCAATATGTCGAGCGTCGCGGTCAGGCAGATGCCGTCGTCGATCGGCAGTGTCGAATCCTGGATGAAGAAATCGGCGCTGTGCAGCACGAAGCCGCGCCCGGTCTCCACCGGCCCGCCGCGCAGCACCTTCACGCCGCCGGCGCTCGACGGCAGGTGAATGCGCTCATCCTGCGGGATGACGTCGAGCTGGATCAGCAGGTCGGTGAAATTGATGTGCTGCGCCGGCTGGTTGACGATGATGCCCATCGCCCCTTCCGAGGAATGCGCGCACAGATAGATCACCGCACGGGCGAAGCGCTCGTCGCGCATGCCGGGCATGGCGACCAGCATCTGGCCGTCGAGGAAGGTCCCGCCCGATTGGCCGCCGGAACCCGTCTGGCGTTCGCGTCCGATCCACATGCAAGAAAGCGTAAACCCCACAGGCGCATTTTCAAGCCCGCCGCCGTCCCCGCGTGACGGCCGGCCATGCCGCCTCACATGAAAGTGCGCCCGCTGCCGCTTTCGCCGGGGGCGGGGAAAGGCTATCGCCATGGCCATGGTTTCTGGCTTGCGCTTTGTCACCTTCTGCGCCCTCGCCACGCCTCTCCTCGGTGTGGGGGGAGCGCGTGCCGAGATGATGTCCGGCTGGTCAGCGCCGAGCGGCACGGCAGTACGCCTGCTCGCCGGCGAGGCGGATGCCGGCACGGTCACCGGCGGCATCGAGATCCGCCTCACCCCCGGCTGGAAGACCTATTGGCGCTACCCGGGCGACAGCGGCGTGCCGCCGCGCTTCGACTGGTCGGGCTCGCAGAATGTCGGCGCGGTCGACGTCCTTTGGCCGGCGCCGGTGCGCTTCGACGATGGCGGCTCCTTCTCCATCGGCTACAAGAAGGACGTGGTGATACCCTTCCGCGTCACGCCGAAGGAGGCCGGCAAGCCGGTCGCGCTCAGGCTCAACCTCGACTTCGCCGTGTGCGAGAAGATCTGCCAGCCGGCCACCGCCTCGCTCGGCCTCGACGTGCCGGCCGAGGGCGCCGGTTCCTCCCCCGCCCCGCTCGCCGCGGCGCTCGCCAGCATCCCGCGCAACACCGAAATCGGCGCGCCGGGCGCACCAGCCATCGAGAAGGCGGTGCTGGAGGGCGACTCCATCCGCATCGAGGCGCAGGTGGCCAATGGCGAGAAGGCCGACCTCTTCGTCGAGGGGCCGAACGAGGATTGGGCGCTGCCGCTGCCGAGCCGCGAGGCCGGGCCGGACGGGCGCACGGTCTTCGTGCTGCCGGTCGACGGGGTGCCGAAGGGCGCCGACATCGCGGCGACCAAGCTGCGCTTCACCCTGGTCGACGGCAACCGCGCCGTCGAGGTGGACGCCCCTCTTTCCACGCACTGAAGACGCTTCCCGGCACGCGGGAAATGGCTATGCTACCTCGCGATCGGGCCCGCCGGTCGGGGCGGGCGCATCCGCGCGCGTCGCCGCGGCGGGACCGTCCCAATGCCCCGTCCAGCGCATGAAAGGAAGCATTCCATGACGATCAAGGTCGGCGACCAGCTGCCGAGCGCCACCTTCCGCGTCGCCACCGCGGACGGCCCGGTGCCGAAGTCCTCCGAGGAGATCTTCAAGAACAAGAAGGTCGTCCTGTTCGCCGTGCCGGGCGCCTTCACGCCCACCTGCCACAAGAACCATCTGCCGAGCTTCATCGCCCGCGCCGATGAGCTCTTCGCCAAGGGCGTGAGCGTGATCGCGGTGACCGCGGTGAACGATCCCTTCGTGCTGGCGGCCTGGGAGAAGGCGTCGAACGCCGAGGGCAAGATCCTGTTCCTGTCCGACGGCAACGCCGATTTCGCCAAGGCGATCGGCATGGATTTCGACGCCTCGGCGGCCGGCCTCGGCACCCGCTCCAAGCGCTATTCCATGCTGGTCGACGACGGCGAGGTGCTGATCCTCAACGTCGAGGACGTGCCGAGCAAGGCCGACAAGACCAACGCCGACGTGCTGCTCACGCAGTTCTGAGCGAAGCTCGATCCGAGAAGACGTCATGGCCGGGCTCGTCCCGGCCATTTGCGTTTTCAAGCAATAATGTCGGGGCAAATCTGGTCTTCGATGAAGCCGATGCGGTCCTTCAGCATCAGCTTGCGCTTCTTGAAGCGCGCCAGTTGCAGCTGGTCGCTGCCGGGCATTTCCTGCAGCGCTTCGATCGCCACGTCGAGATCGCGATGTTCCTGCCGCAAGCGCTCGAGGAGAGCCCGGAGCTCGCGTTCCTCATCCGCCATCATCTGTGTCAAACGCTCGACCCGAAACCCGATTCGCCCCCGGCGATCGCGGGGCGGAGGCCCAGTATCGCCGCCCGCGCGCCCCGCTGCAACCGCCGCCGGAACTGCCTCCACCGCAGGCTACCTTATTGCGTCGCAGCGCATCGATTCGTCGACAGACCAGCCAGCCCGTGACAGACTGATGACGTTCATTCCGGAAGACAGGGAGATGCTGTCCATGTCCATGCAGGCGCATGTTGCGGAGTTGGAACGACGCCACCAGGCATTGGAGAAGGAACTGCGGGAAGAGGTCGCCCGACCTGCCGCTAACGACTCGCGTATCGCGGACCTCAAGCGACGCAAGCTTCACTTGAAGGACGAGATCGCCCGGCTTAAGGGAGCAACGCTCCACTAGGCCCGGCGGGGGTTGCGGCCCTCGCCGTCCAGCACAATTCGGGGACGACACTCGGCCGCCGGCTTCCACGCCGGCGGTTTGTGCTTTCAGGGCCTCCCGACGAAGGACGTAAGCATTTCAGCGTTCTTGCAATCGAGGCACCGCCGCCGGAATCTCCGCACAACAAGAAAGATTTCGCGAGGGGACGCCGAGATGACCGCCGAGAGCCGCTATCCTGCCATCCATGCGCGTTCGATCCGCGACCCGGAAGGCTTCTGGCTGGAAGCCGCCCGCGCCATCGACTGGTTCGAGCCGCCGGCCCGGGCCTTTGATCCCGCTCTCGGCGTCTATGGCCGCTGGTTCCCCGGCGGCGTCACCAATGTCTGCCACAACGCCGTCGACCGCCATGTCGCCGCCGGCCGCGGCCCGCAGCCGGCGATCTACTACGACAGCCCGGTGGCCGGCGCGAAGCGCACCGTCACCTATGCCGAGCTGCAAACCGAGGTGGCGACGCTCGCCGGCATGTTGCGCAGTCTCGGCGTGGAGAAGGGCGACCGCGTCGTAATCTACATGCCTATGATCCCGGAAGCGGTGTTCGCCATGCTCGCCTGCGCGCGCATCGGCGCTATCCATTCGGTGGTGTTCGGCGGCTTCGCGGCGGCGGAGCTGGCGAGCCGCATCGACGACGCCGAGCCCAAGGTCGTGCTCTCCGCCTCCTGCGGCATCGAGCCGAGCCGCATCGTCCAATACAAGCCGCTGCTCGACCTGGCGCTGACCATGGCGAAGCACAAGCCGCAGACCTGCCTGATCTTCCAGCGCCCGCAGGCCGAGGCCAAGCTCGTGCCCGGCCGCGACATCGACTGGGGACGCGCGCGGGAAGAGGCCCTCGCCACCGGAACCGTCGCCGACTGCACACCGGTCGAGGACACCGACCCGCTCTACATCCTCTATACCTCCGGCACGACCGGTAAGCCCAAGGGCGTGGTGCGCGACACCGGCGGCTACATGGTGGCGCTGCGCTGGTCGATGGAAGGGCTCTACGGCGTCGAGCCGGGCGAGGTATACTGGTCCGCCTCCGACATCGGATGGGTGGTCGGCCATTCCTACATCATCTACGCGCCGCTCCTGACCGGCTGCACCACCGTGCTCTATGAGGGCAAGCCGGTCGGCACGCCGGACGCCGGCGCCTTCTGGCGGGTGATCGAGGAATACAAGGTGGCGGCGCTGTTCACCGCCCCGACCGCGCTGCGCGCCATCAAGAAGGAGGACCCGGACGGGCTCCTGATGCAGCACTACGACCGCTCCTCGCTGCGCACCCTGTTCCTCGCCGGCGAGCGCGCCGACCCCGACACGGTGGAATGGGCCAAGGCGCGCCTCGGCGTGCCGGTGGTCGATCACTGGTGGCAGACCGAGACCGGCTGGGCCATCGCCGGCAATCCGGTCGGGCTCGGGGCACTCGACATCCGCGTCGGCTCCACCGGCGTGCCGATGCCCGGCTACCAGGTCGACATACTCGACGAGGCCGGCCATCCGGTCGCCGCCGACAGGATGGGCTCCATCGCCATCAAGCTGCCGCTGCCGCACGGCTGCCTGCCGACGCTCTGGCGGCAGGACGGGCGCTTCCGCGAGAGCTACCTCGCCGAATTCCCCGGCTACTACAAGACGGCCGATGCCGGCTTCAAGGATGGCGAAGGCCAGCTCTTCATCATGGGCAGGACCGACGACATCATCAACGTCGCCGGCCACCGGCTCTCCACCGGCGGCATGGAGGAGGTGCTGGCCGCGCATCAGGACGTCGCCGAATGCGCGGTGATCGGCATTCATGACGAGCTCAAGGGCGAGGTGCCCTGCGGCTTCCTGGTACTGAAGGCTGGGGTGAACCGCTCGCCGGCGCAGATCGAGACCGAGATCGTGGCGCTGGTGCGCGAGCGCATCGGCCCGGTGGCGGCGTTCCGCATCGCCATCACGGTGAACCGGCTGCCCAAGACCCGCTCGGGCAAGATTCTTCGCGGGACGATGAAGAAGATCGCCGACGCCGAGCCCTGGCACATGCCGGCGACCATCGACGACCCGGCATCGCTCGACGAGATCGCCACGGCGCTCTCCGCGCGCGGGCTGGCGAAGGTGTCGGCGGCGTAGCCTTCATCCAGAAGAAAATCCCGGAGACAGCCTCGCGGCCGCTCCGGGTCACGTCATCAAGCGCGAGGCGTGAGCGCCTCACTCCTCCTCGTCGGTCTCGCTCTTGCGCGAGCCACCGAGCTTGGCGAACACGGTCTCGAGGTCGATGGCCTCCTCGCGCGGCTTGCGCGCCGGGGCGAAGGGCTCGTGCGGGGTCTCGCCGGTGGAGACGTCGACCGGCAGCAGCGTGGCGCCGTGCTCGCCGGGCGGCGTCGCCGGGCGGTCCTTGGAGGAGCGCTGCACCTCGATGTCGAGGTCGATCTGCGAGCACAGGCCGAGCGTCACCGGGTCCATCGGCGTCAGGTTGGCGGCGTTCCAGTGGGTGCGCTCCTTGATCGACTCGATGGTCGTCTTGGTGGTGCCCACCAGCCGCATGATCTGGCTGTCCTTCAGCTCCGGATGGTTGCGCAGCAGCCAGAGGATGGCGTTCGGCCGGTCCTGGCGCTTCGATACCGGGGTGTAACGCGGGCCGCGGCGGCGCTTGGGCTCCGGCAGGCGCACCTTCGATTCCAGGAGCTTCAGCCGGTGGTTCGGGTTCTTCTCGGCGCGCTCGATCTCCTCGCGGGCGAGCTGGCCGGTGGAGACCGGATCGAGGCCCTTGATGCCCTGCGCCACCTCGCCGTCGGCGATGCCCTTCACCTCCAGCACGTGGAGCTTACAGAAGTCCGCGATCTGGTCGAAGGTGAGCGCGGTGTTCTCGACCAGCCACACGGCGGTGGCCTTCGGCATGAGGGGGGCGTTCGCCATGGGACGAATCTCCATCCATTGAGGCGCCGAGCCGGCCGGGAGGCCGTGAGCGGCGTGATGATTGGGTCTTTCGGCCGCGCAAACTTCCTCACGCGCTCCGACCACCCTGGGGGGCGGAGCCTCGGACCGTCTCGCGATGACCGGGATGCGACAAATATAGGCGTCTGCGCGCCGTCCTGCAAACCCAAAGACACAGGTCGAACTTATCGTCGCCGCAAACCCGCTGGTAGGCTTCCGCACCCCAAAAGAGGAGACAGCGATGCAGCCCGTTCGACTTCTGGCCGCGGTCGTGCTGATCGGATTTTCCGCGCTGAGCGGACTTTCGCGCGCCGAGGCGCAGGACTTGCCCGGCGCACAAGAGGCAGGCACACCGGAGATTCCCGGCGCGGCGGACGTCGCCCGCGTCAGCGGCGGCACCTACACGGTCGATCCCGACCATACGCAGGTGATCTGGACGGTCGACCATATGGGCTTCAGCCCGCTCACCGGCATGTTCGGCAAGATGAGCGGCACGCTGGTCCTCGACCCGAAGGCGCCCGAGGACGCCAAGCTCGACATCAAGATCCCGCTGGCGGGCCTCGTCGTGTCCTCCGAGGAATTCGGCAAGCATCTCGCGAGCCCCGACTTCTTCGACACGGCGAAGTTCGCCGAGGCCAGCTTCAAATCGACCAACGTGACGGCGGAGGGGACCGAAGGCGCGATCGAGGGCGAGCTCACGCTGCACGGCATCACCCGGCCGGTCACGCTGGAGACCACCTTCTTCGGCGCTGGCATCAACCCGATGACCAAGGCCGAGAATATCGGCTTCGTCGCCACGACGACGATCAAGCGCAGCGAGTTCGGCCTCGGCTATGCCGTG contains:
- a CDS encoding peroxiredoxin, which gives rise to MTIKVGDQLPSATFRVATADGPVPKSSEEIFKNKKVVLFAVPGAFTPTCHKNHLPSFIARADELFAKGVSVIAVTAVNDPFVLAAWEKASNAEGKILFLSDGNADFAKAIGMDFDASAAGLGTRSKRYSMLVDDGEVLILNVEDVPSKADKTNADVLLTQF
- a CDS encoding YdcH family protein translates to MSMQAHVAELERRHQALEKELREEVARPAANDSRIADLKRRKLHLKDEIARLKGATLH
- a CDS encoding YdcH family protein; this translates as MMADEERELRALLERLRQEHRDLDVAIEALQEMPGSDQLQLARFKKRKLMLKDRIGFIEDQICPDIIA
- a CDS encoding protein-disulfide reductase DsbD domain-containing protein — protein: MAMVSGLRFVTFCALATPLLGVGGARAEMMSGWSAPSGTAVRLLAGEADAGTVTGGIEIRLTPGWKTYWRYPGDSGVPPRFDWSGSQNVGAVDVLWPAPVRFDDGGSFSIGYKKDVVIPFRVTPKEAGKPVALRLNLDFAVCEKICQPATASLGLDVPAEGAGSSPAPLAAALASIPRNTEIGAPGAPAIEKAVLEGDSIRIEAQVANGEKADLFVEGPNEDWALPLPSREAGPDGRTVFVLPVDGVPKGADIAATKLRFTLVDGNRAVEVDAPLSTH
- a CDS encoding YceI family protein translates to MQPVRLLAAVVLIGFSALSGLSRAEAQDLPGAQEAGTPEIPGAADVARVSGGTYTVDPDHTQVIWTVDHMGFSPLTGMFGKMSGTLVLDPKAPEDAKLDIKIPLAGLVVSSEEFGKHLASPDFFDTAKFAEASFKSTNVTAEGTEGAIEGELTLHGITRPVTLETTFFGAGINPMTKAENIGFVATTTIKRSEFGLGYAVPLVSDEVELDVVGVFAKGP
- a CDS encoding propionyl-CoA synthetase; this translates as MTAESRYPAIHARSIRDPEGFWLEAARAIDWFEPPARAFDPALGVYGRWFPGGVTNVCHNAVDRHVAAGRGPQPAIYYDSPVAGAKRTVTYAELQTEVATLAGMLRSLGVEKGDRVVIYMPMIPEAVFAMLACARIGAIHSVVFGGFAAAELASRIDDAEPKVVLSASCGIEPSRIVQYKPLLDLALTMAKHKPQTCLIFQRPQAEAKLVPGRDIDWGRAREEALATGTVADCTPVEDTDPLYILYTSGTTGKPKGVVRDTGGYMVALRWSMEGLYGVEPGEVYWSASDIGWVVGHSYIIYAPLLTGCTTVLYEGKPVGTPDAGAFWRVIEEYKVAALFTAPTALRAIKKEDPDGLLMQHYDRSSLRTLFLAGERADPDTVEWAKARLGVPVVDHWWQTETGWAIAGNPVGLGALDIRVGSTGVPMPGYQVDILDEAGHPVAADRMGSIAIKLPLPHGCLPTLWRQDGRFRESYLAEFPGYYKTADAGFKDGEGQLFIMGRTDDIINVAGHRLSTGGMEEVLAAHQDVAECAVIGIHDELKGEVPCGFLVLKAGVNRSPAQIETEIVALVRERIGPVAAFRIAITVNRLPKTRSGKILRGTMKKIADAEPWHMPATIDDPASLDEIATALSARGLAKVSAA
- a CDS encoding DUF1013 domain-containing protein, which codes for MANAPLMPKATAVWLVENTALTFDQIADFCKLHVLEVKGIADGEVAQGIKGLDPVSTGQLAREEIERAEKNPNHRLKLLESKVRLPEPKRRRGPRYTPVSKRQDRPNAILWLLRNHPELKDSQIMRLVGTTKTTIESIKERTHWNAANLTPMDPVTLGLCSQIDLDIEVQRSSKDRPATPPGEHGATLLPVDVSTGETPHEPFAPARKPREEAIDLETVFAKLGGSRKSETDEEE
- a CDS encoding YqgE/AlgH family protein, which translates into the protein MWIGRERQTGSGGQSGGTFLDGQMLVAMPGMRDERFARAVIYLCAHSSEGAMGIIVNQPAQHINFTDLLIQLDVIPQDERIHLPSSAGGVKVLRGGPVETGRGFVLHSADFFIQDSTLPIDDGICLTATLDILKAIAAGGGPASAVLALGYAGWAPGQLENEIQQNGWLHCPADRTLVFDAEAGAKYDLALRKIGIDPGMLSTDAGHA